GACGCACCTGGTACCTCAAAAACCCTCTATTAAATTACCACAATTGTAACATGTAATTTGCCCTTTAAAAGAAAAGCTAACTTTTAGataaaaatattgtatgaaaaattaTACAATATAATGCACTACGAACGACTCCAATGGTTTTATAaagtaatttaataataatgttcAGTATTTACTGTGGAAAGCACATTTCTACGGTATTTCCTTTGTGCTGCTTTTCCATcaaacaccatcagcagcttctccatattttcattaaTAAATGTCCGGCATTTCAACGTCCTTAGCTGGTGTATCATTCTCATTCAAAAAACACGTCCAATTAGGAACTCGTGtcccaaggtaccactgtatttgattgccGGGTAAACACATGACACAACAAACACTTCCCTTACTAATCCATGTGTACCACGTGGGGATTTATTCTGCCTCTTTAGAGAACCGAAGGCTGCATATTGAAAAATCTGGATAAGATATACTGTTACACTCCTCCTTACCAGCCATGAATCTCTTCGCACGTCACTGGCATAGTACCTAATTGTCGAGTGAGTATACTGTTAATGTTGAGTCAGTACTTTCTTGGCTTGATTTCCCATGCAGCATCCCTTTTGTCAAGCCAGCATCCAGCAAAGAAAGAGAATTGGTTCCCCAAACTCTTTTAACCAGCATTGAGTGCACAGGAGCACAACTATCAACACAATCTGAGACACCAGTTCGACCCAAAGTACTCCAAGGAACTCATCCCTTAAAGTCTGAAACTGAACGAGAAGGACACTCAATTAAAAGTAAGCTGTGCAGTTGTGGGACTTTATAGTAGCAAGCGGCATTACCTATCTGAAATACTAGCACCGAAATTCATGAGAAAATCCAGACCATGCATTTGCCTGACTACCACTGACCATTGCTTTTGATTGACATCATCGTGTGTGCATATATAAAGTGCATACTATAAAACGATTTTACATATTGAGTTTAGTTACTATAACTAAAATGTATAATTAATACTTGTATAGCTTAATGTTAATATAAAAATGAATACAATATAAGTAAATGATATATGAATGTGTTATATATCTAATTGATAATTAAAAAAGTGAAAAATTATGACAGGATAATATATCAAGCATGCAATTAATTTTATGAAATATATTAGAACAACATTTTAcacatacaatttaataaatggtTTTAtgtacatcatgtatgtatgtatgtatatatatatatatatatatatatatatatatatatatatatatatatatatatatatatatatatatatatatatatatatatatatatatatatatatatatatatatatatcagggctgtgaatctttgggtgtcccatgattcgattcaatatcaattcttggggtcacgattcgattcaaaatcgatttttttttattcaacgcgattctcgtatcaaaaacgatattttcccgattcaaaaggattctctattcattcaatacataggatttcagcaggatctaccccagtctgctgacatgcaagcagagtagtagatttttgtaaaaagcttttataattgtaaaggacaatgttttatcaactgattgcaataatgtaaatttgactattaaatgtaccaaaaatatgacttattttatctttgtgaaaatattggacacagtgtgttgtcaagcttaagagatacgatgcaagtgtaagccactgtgacactattgttcttttttaattttttttttataaatgtctaatgataatgtcaatgagggatttttaatcactgctatgttgaaattgtaactaatattgatactgttgttgataatattaatttttgtttcactacatttggtttgttctgtgtcgtgtttgtgtctcctctcaattgctctttttattgcagttctgagtgttgctgggtcgggtttggttttggaattggattgcattgttatggtattgctgtgtattgttttattggattgattaataaaaaaaattttttaataaataaaattaaacaaattaaataaatatttttttttttttaatgagaatcGATGCTGAATCGCACAacctgagaatcgcgattcgaattcgaatcgattttttcccacacccctaatatatatatatatatatatatatatatatatatatatatatatatatatatatatatatatatatatgtgtgtgtatgtatagatagattcgatagtactttattgattccttcaagagAGTTCTCTCAGAAaaaatataagtatgtatgtaaatatatatgtgtatgaaaatatattttagttTACTAATTTATACAATTATAATTCTAAAATGAATTTCAAGTTTAATTTTGATCATTGTTTTAATGATCTATACATTGGTATCCAAACCAATATACTGCAAAATGAAATAATGCAGGGGGCCACTCTGCTACATTTTGTTGATTGACGATGCTCAAACTGTTTTAGTGTACATCAAAATATGCTAAGCTATTTCATGTTCTACCTTTCATGTTACAGGTGACAAATAAATAGTTATGATTGTTCTAATCTAATATAAATTATTGATAACTAATTTATTTTCAGAACATGTTTGGTGGGGCGGGCAATAAAAACTAACTGTAGGCCGTGAATGGcccctgggccacactttggacacccttgatatatatacatatacatagatctaatcatatatgtatacataataaCTTAGTGTAAATAATTTGTGACAATAGCGTAATAGTGTATAGTTTTTCTGTTATTATAGAATATTATATTACAGTACTTTATTTAAAAACCAAGTGCAGTATATTATTGAGCTAACTTAATCTAACAAACACATTTCTTTGTTGATTTATTGCTTTTCGCACAATGGAATGTAGTCAgctatttcaaattattttgtaacattatatatatatatatatatatatatatatatataaatagtattattttattataattataacagCTTTGTTTAGGTTTATTCCTAGTATGTTTACATCATGTGATCCCACAAGTAAGCAGCTAATGAAGTTCCTTTCCTTCGTACAGTGCTGTCCACCAAGAGTAAGCCATCATACTTCGCTTCTGAGAAAGCAAACACTTCAACTTCATCCTCAAAGCCACAGATGTCCACTTCCTCTCCCACAAtccacaaatcaaaacaacaccgtGGCTCTCCACACTCTCCATTATTTCCACATCATCAAACTGAGATCCCAGACACCTTTCCTGATCCATCTCCCCTAATCCCACATGAGCATATCTCCCCCTTTCCGCCATCACCCTCTTTAAATTCGGCCCTCACTGTCTCGCCGTCAAGTTCAGCTTTACTCCTCAATGCCTGCCGATCGAAGCCATTACAAAAGGGCTCAATATCACCTGTCCTCCCACAGAAGTTACAATCATCCCAGTTACTTCTTGAACCAATCCCATCAGCGACGCCTTCCCAATCACCAACAAGCAATCTAAAAAGCCCCAACCAATCCCACCAGGAGTCTCTGCTTTTAGATCATTCCCTTCACTTTCCTTCATCACCTATATCTTCCAGCACAAATCCACTTCAAGGAGGATTGAAACTCTTGTTTTCCAGCTCACCTGGAGTCAGTCCCTTGCCTATTTGTAAATGTGGCTCTAGCTCATTAACATATGCAGACGCTACAGGTTTTATGTCCTCTACTCCAACGACAAGTGCTGAATCACTTCCATCATATCTCTTGAAAGGCACACAGGATCCTTTGAAGGCTGTGGAGATGGAAGAGGAAGACACACCAACAGGTATGTGGATTGTTTGGCTGTAGATGTTAGTTGTAGAGTTATTCTCATCACAGTGGTGCCGCAGGATACGAGGTTTCATCGTTTCTGTGACGCAGCTTGTACTAAAGATGTCCGAGACAGCTTTTTCTCTTCCGAtacgatcatacttgccaaccctcccggattttccgggagactcccaaaattcagcgcctctcccaaaaacctcccgggacaaattttctccagaaaatctcccgaaattcaggcggagctggaggccacgccccctccagctccatgcggacctgagcgaagtgttgacagcctgttctcacgtccgctttcccacaatgtaaacagctaatgatcgagggcgagttcttggtttcttatgtgggtttattgttaggcagtttcattaacgtcctcccagcgcggtaacaacacacaacaacagcagtcaagttttcgtcccctgtaaagcagttcgtctgcataaacagcaatgttgtgacacttttaaacaggacaatactgccatctactgtacatgcatatgtgacccacccataatgtgtcacatttttgtgttgatttatttattttattttgtggtttgaattcgtttttggagctgtcattacagatttatcagtattcacattggtcagtagggggcagtagggcgtttcttcccaattgaatgctatcacctgcagaccggaagtgtcttgtcattctgatgagcgcgaacagtctgtgaacaattgaaacgtcctgtgtgctttttcctcctgtataacaggttagttttggtgaatcaactcactgaataatatccatgtgatctttataagtttaagtacacattctgatggtggagcctaactctaaagtgtttgtgagttgtagtttgtatttgtgaatgaatccagtacacagctgcagtaatcaatacaaaatggcgacttgagtacgcaatgtttatataggaacttctgatcctaattcagactcccaaattagagctcccgttttcttattgattttataatgtatatttgtataatgtgtgtgttctgaaatagtgacagagaatagaacaaggatggacaattcaacccttaactcaacaatgagtagatgagtgttatgtgtgtgtataggtgtaaataaatgaacactgaaattcaaatatttaatatttcttttatttatatatatatatatatatatatatatatatatatatatatatatatatatatatatgtaataaaatatatatatatatatatatatatatatatatatatatatatatagctagaattcactgaaagtcaagtatttcttatatatatatatatatcttaaccacgcccccaaccacccccccgccccaccccccattcccccacctctcgaaatcggaggtctcaaggttggcaagtatggatacgaTACCAATATCGGCACAAATCATAGTAAGCCCTggtattattttgttgtgtggtaTGTGTGCCGtgtgatattgtctggtgtgccatgggaaattatgcaacttcacctaattcaggggtcggcaacctttaccactcaaagagccattttgacccgtttcacaaaataaagaaaacaatgggagccacaaaactcttgaaatttaaaatgaaataacactgcatacaaagttttttttttgctttgtgctatgtataaaccaggggtctcagacacggggcccgcaccttaatatgaaaatgtaatgttagtgcggcacgcaggttttatgtgaatgccgcttgacagcatcacacttgtcaaccctcccgatttttccgggagactcccgaatttcagagcaactattctctcgaatgtctgctgattttcacccaaacaacaataataagggcgtgcgatgatggcactgcctttagcgccctctacaacctgtactaacagcttgccagcccagtcacatgttatatgcggcttctgcagacacacataagtgactgcaaggcatacttgttcaacagccatacaggtcacactgagggtgccctcaactttaacactcttactaatatgcgccacactgtgaacccacaccaaacaagaatgacaaacacatttcgggagaacatccgcaccgtaacacaacataaacgcaacagaacaaatacccagaatcccatgcatccccccGCCCCACTCCATGTgtctgttgaggtgggcggggttgggggggcggggtttggtggtagcgggggtgtataatgtagcccggaagagttagggatgcatgggattctgggtatttgttctgttgtgtttatgttgtgcggatgttctcccgaaatgtgtttgtcattcttgtttggtgtgggttcacagtgtggcgcatattagtaagagtgttaaagttgtttatatcacaaccctcagtgtaacctgtatgtctgttgaccaaatatgccttgcagtcacttacgtgtgtaagcagaggccgcatactacatgtgactgggccggcacgcagatagcatggtgtaaaagcggacgcgacgacatgttgtagaggacgttaaaggcagtgccatcacagcacgccctcaatattgttgtccgggtgaaaatcggagaatgttttccCCGGGAGAttgccgggagaggcactgaaatccgaaaacctcccggaaaaaatgggggggtcggcaagtatgcagctgagccgcatcagagggatcaaagagccgcatgcggctccggagccgcgggttgctgacccctgacctaattggtccaataaatattttttgcaaatcagtaattataatctggaaataacgtgccgttgcttagtgtctgtgctatgcaaaactcggcagggtaaccacgtaatactccatgtcagttggtggcagcaggtagttaattgctttgtaaaagtcgtaatgtgtcgggtgagacgaggatggtttgttgtgatcccaatacgcagaccacat
The genomic region above belongs to Nerophis lumbriciformis linkage group LG30, RoL_Nlum_v2.1, whole genome shotgun sequence and contains:
- the LOC133572897 gene encoding uncharacterized protein — encoded protein: MNDTLIEAKQASSRRGQDEDFRGYCASLFAVPVSEIGFGPLSATLDVLDDTDRDQVIAEKSPHNGNIPFVKPASSKERELVPQTLLTSIECTGAQLSTQSETPVRPKVLQGTHPLKSETEREGHSIKMLSTKSKPSYFASEKANTSTSSSKPQMSTSSPTIHKSKQHRGSPHSPLFPHHQTEIPDTFPDPSPLIPHEHISPFPPSPSLNSALTVSPSSSALLLNACRSKPLQKGSISPVLPQKLQSSQLLLEPIPSATPSQSPTSNLKSPNQSHQESLLLDHSLHFPSSPISSSTNPLQGGLKLLFSSSPGVSPLPICKCGSSSLTYADATGFMSSTPTTSAESLPSYLLKGTQDPLKAVEMEEEDTPTDSESDMSSDSLDLTAYDSSNQVGENNIP